In a genomic window of Octopus bimaculoides isolate UCB-OBI-ISO-001 chromosome 25, ASM119413v2, whole genome shotgun sequence:
- the LOC106879262 gene encoding NFU1 iron-sulfur cluster scaffold homolog, mitochondrial yields MANTVVFRRLLKSFSLNSSFNNVVRSRSLSSLVTATSVIKPRTLSSSLSRIHHRQWPVISPYQQNVRTMFIQTQDTPNPNSLKFIPGTQVLEAGTKDFPNMASAHCSPLARQLFRVEGVRSVFFGSDFITINKIEDTDWAIIKPNIYATIMDFFASGLPVLTEEQPSAETAIDPEDDETVAMIKELLDTRIRPTVQEDGGDIVFMGFEDGIVKLKMQGSCTNCPSSVVTLKSGVQNMLQFYIPEVKEVEQVEDEMDRVSNSEFQKIEEKLGDV; encoded by the exons ATGGCCAACACTGTCGTGTTCCGACGTCTGCTAAAATCTTTTTCGCTGAATTCTTCCTTCAACAATGTTGTTCG GAGCCGTTCATTGTCATCCTTAGTGACAGCGACCTCTGTGATTAAACCAAGGACATTGTCCAGCAGCCTCTCGAGAATCCATCATAGACAGTGGCCAGTCATCTCTCCATACCAGCAGAATG TCCGAACCATGTTTATTCAAACACAAGATACGCCAAACCCGAACAGTCTCAAATTCATCCCAGGTACTCAGGTTCTTGAGGCAGGTACCAAAGACTTTCCAAATATGGCCTCCGCCCATTGTTCTCCCTTAGCCAG ACAACTGTTTCGGGTGGAAGGTGTGCGGTCGGTGTTTTTTGGTTCTGatttcatcaccatcaacaag attGAAGATACAGATTGGGCTATTATTAAACCTAACATTTATGCTACTATAATGGATTTCTTTGCTAGTGGCCTCCCAGTTCTGACAGAGGAACAACCCTCTGCAGAAAcag CTATTGACCCTGAAGATGATGAGACTGTAGCTATGATAAAGGAGCTGCTTGACACCCGGATTAGACCCACGGTTCAAGAAGATGGTGGAGACATCGTATTCATG GGATTCGAAGATGGAATTGTCAAACTGAAAATGCAAGGTTCCTGTACCAACTGTCCAAGTTCAGTTGTGACTCTAAAGAGTGGTGTACAGAACATGTTACAGTTTTATATCCCAGAAGTCAAGGAAGTAGAACAG GTCGAGGATGAAATGGATCGAGTTTCCAATTCAGAATTCCAGAAAATTGAAGAGAAACTTGGTGATGTATGA